A window from Synechococcus sp. RSCCF101 encodes these proteins:
- the tyrS gene encoding tyrosine--tRNA ligase yields the protein MTASQADRPQTAALPPALARGVADLFPDQPGTDPDLCLAARLGESAGAAGPLRVKLGIDPTGSEIHLGHSILFRKLRAFQDAGHTAVLIIGDFTARIGDPTGKSSTRVQLSPEAVEANARTYLRQLGEGRPASEALLDFETPGRLEVRRNSEWLEPLDLTRIIELMATGTVGQMLAKEDFSRRYGDGTPISLHEFLYPLLQGYDSVAVAADVELGGTDQKFNVAMGRDLQRHFGRRPQFGLLMPILPGTDGVQKMSKSLGNVVGLEDDPLTMYSRLEKLADAVVETYVTLLTDLDPSALPDAPRERQKAMALAVTAERHGSAAAAQAMAAAATLVGGAGQAGGSEAVPELSLEGVSFPATAFYLLRALDLAASSSAARRSIQGGAVRLDGERLEDPNRLFETPDQLHDRVLQIGRKTFRRLVHGSAAAGSGGNRP from the coding sequence ATGACCGCTTCCCAGGCCGATCGGCCCCAGACCGCCGCGCTGCCTCCTGCCCTGGCCCGCGGGGTGGCCGATCTGTTCCCCGATCAGCCGGGCACCGACCCCGATCTGTGCCTGGCCGCCCGTCTGGGCGAGTCGGCAGGTGCTGCCGGCCCCCTGAGGGTCAAGCTCGGCATCGATCCGACCGGATCGGAGATCCATCTGGGCCACAGCATCCTGTTCCGCAAGCTGCGCGCCTTTCAGGACGCCGGTCACACGGCGGTGCTGATCATCGGCGACTTCACCGCCCGCATCGGCGATCCCACCGGCAAGAGCAGCACCCGCGTTCAGCTCTCCCCCGAGGCGGTCGAAGCCAACGCCCGCACTTATCTGCGTCAGCTGGGGGAGGGACGGCCCGCCTCGGAGGCCCTGCTCGATTTCGAGACGCCCGGCCGGCTCGAGGTGCGGCGCAACAGCGAATGGCTCGAGCCTCTGGATCTGACCCGGATCATCGAGCTGATGGCCACGGGCACCGTCGGTCAGATGCTCGCCAAGGAGGACTTCTCTCGCCGCTACGGCGACGGCACGCCGATCAGCCTGCATGAATTCCTGTACCCCCTTCTGCAGGGCTACGACTCGGTGGCCGTGGCGGCCGACGTGGAGCTGGGCGGCACTGATCAGAAGTTCAACGTGGCGATGGGCCGGGACCTCCAGCGCCACTTCGGCCGTCGGCCCCAGTTCGGGCTGCTGATGCCGATTCTTCCGGGCACCGATGGCGTGCAGAAGATGAGCAAGAGTCTCGGCAACGTCGTGGGCCTTGAGGACGACCCGCTCACCATGTATTCGCGGCTGGAGAAGCTGGCCGATGCCGTGGTGGAGACCTACGTGACCCTGCTCACCGATCTCGACCCGAGCGCTCTTCCGGACGCGCCGCGCGAGCGCCAGAAGGCCATGGCCCTGGCGGTGACAGCCGAGCGCCACGGTTCCGCCGCGGCCGCGCAGGCCATGGCTGCGGCCGCGACCCTGGTGGGTGGAGCCGGTCAGGCCGGCGGGTCCGAGGCGGTGCCGGAGCTGTCGCTGGAGGGGGTGAGCTTCCCCGCCACCGCCTTCTACCTGCTCCGTGCCCTGGACCTTGCTGCCAGCAGCAGCGCCGCACGCCGGAGCATTCAGGGTGGAGCGGTGCGGCTGGACGGGGAGCGTCTGGAGGATCCGAACCGGTTGTTCGAGACCCCCGATCAGCTGCACGACCGGGTGCTGCAGATCGGCCGCAAGACCTTCCGCCGTCTGGTGCACGGTTCCGCTGCGGCGGGGTCGGGAGGCAACAGGCCGTGA
- the recO gene encoding DNA repair protein RecO, with translation MAAESRLGGLVLKVGPLGERDRLITLLTDADAITRLAAPGARRPGSSLAAAAPFAVLELQVVGRRGLRRIRQLRVLQSFGRLGQRLDLLAAAQTLMELALALVPDGASCPGLLEALRLHLGQLEEGLRPGEAPHHALAVAVKGCVQLLALGGFALPLQRCCCSGAVLEPPLGDWQWRCSLLPGEGVAIGSRPGAALELNASELALLQRLLRPRLPRRRSGELMGPAPAWLQLLACVHSWTSDCLDRPLRSLELLRGAAGPGAEGSGVSEHGPRIERP, from the coding sequence TTGGCCGCTGAGTCCAGGCTGGGAGGCCTGGTGCTCAAGGTCGGTCCGCTGGGCGAGCGGGACCGGCTCATCACGCTCCTGACCGACGCCGATGCCATCACCCGGCTGGCGGCTCCGGGCGCCCGCCGGCCCGGCAGCAGCCTGGCGGCGGCCGCACCCTTCGCCGTGCTGGAGCTGCAGGTGGTGGGGCGCCGGGGGCTGCGGCGGATCCGGCAGCTGCGGGTGCTCCAGTCGTTCGGGCGGCTCGGGCAGCGCCTCGATCTGCTGGCCGCCGCCCAGACCCTGATGGAACTGGCCCTGGCCCTGGTGCCGGACGGAGCGAGCTGCCCGGGACTGCTGGAGGCCCTGCGCCTGCATCTGGGCCAGCTGGAGGAGGGGCTGCGTCCGGGCGAGGCGCCCCATCACGCCCTGGCCGTGGCGGTGAAGGGCTGCGTTCAGCTGCTGGCGCTGGGAGGCTTCGCCCTGCCGCTGCAGCGGTGCTGCTGCAGCGGCGCAGTGCTCGAGCCGCCTCTGGGAGATTGGCAGTGGCGCTGCAGCCTGCTGCCCGGAGAGGGGGTGGCGATCGGCAGCCGGCCGGGAGCCGCACTGGAGCTCAATGCCTCGGAACTGGCCCTGCTGCAGCGGCTGCTGAGGCCCAGGCTGCCAAGGCGGCGGTCCGGGGAGCTGATGGGGCCGGCCCCCGCCTGGCTGCAGCTCCTGGCCTGCGTGCACAGCTGGACCAGCGACTGCCTCGACCGGCCGCTCCGCTCGCTGGAGCTGCTGCGGGGTGCTGCGGGGCCGGGCGCGGAGGGAAGTGGCGTGAGCGAGCATGGTCCGCGGATCGAACGCCCGTGA
- a CDS encoding GIY-YIG nuclease family protein, whose product MTRQISLFPAGDGEPPAAPAAEATELRISRAQLSAWLQRIADHQQPLLQKQPAPGRQMDLLGSASGATSIEQHAEELAPLALAPRHLQFWRWPSPDLSGAAIYLVMDQPAGLASPLLLYVGETGRADQRWKGDHDCKAYLSAYREALVRAGLESQPTIRFWSDVPSGSAARRRLEQALIQRWQPPFNKETRSRWATPFHAGPA is encoded by the coding sequence ATGACCCGCCAGATCTCCCTGTTCCCGGCCGGTGACGGTGAGCCGCCAGCGGCGCCGGCGGCAGAGGCCACGGAGCTGCGGATCAGCCGCGCCCAGCTCAGCGCCTGGCTGCAGCGGATCGCCGATCACCAGCAGCCGCTGCTGCAGAAGCAGCCTGCCCCCGGGCGGCAGATGGACCTGCTCGGCAGCGCCAGCGGCGCGACCTCAATCGAACAGCACGCCGAGGAGCTGGCCCCCCTGGCCCTGGCCCCCCGGCATCTGCAGTTCTGGCGCTGGCCCAGCCCCGACCTGAGCGGCGCGGCGATCTACCTGGTGATGGACCAGCCGGCCGGATTGGCCTCACCTCTGCTCCTCTACGTGGGGGAGACGGGCCGGGCGGATCAGCGCTGGAAGGGCGATCACGACTGCAAGGCCTACCTCTCTGCCTACCGCGAGGCCCTGGTGCGGGCCGGCCTTGAGTCGCAGCCCACGATTCGCTTCTGGAGTGATGTTCCCTCCGGCAGCGCCGCGCGCCGGCGGCTGGAGCAGGCCCTGATTCAGCGCTGGCAGCCGCCCTTCAACAAGGAGACCCGATCCCGCTGGGCCACACCGTTTCACGCGGGCCCGGCCTGA
- the pyrF gene encoding orotidine-5'-phosphate decarboxylase, with product MSAPEALAWVEGVPDLRNVKVGLELFIEAGPPVVTRLRERGLRVFLDLKLHDIPATMAGSCRRAAALGVSWLTLHASAGSAALAAAGAAAEEGAAAAGFDPPALLGVTVLTSWAPQVFLRERQLAVPLDAHVDQLADLSRSAGLQGCVCSPLEAARLRTRHPEPFQLITPGIRPAGSGADDQARVMGPGQAIAAGASLLVIGRPITRAADPTAALARCAQEPAGG from the coding sequence ATGAGCGCCCCCGAGGCCCTGGCCTGGGTGGAGGGCGTGCCCGACCTCAGGAACGTGAAGGTGGGTCTGGAGCTGTTCATCGAGGCCGGCCCCCCGGTTGTGACCCGGCTGCGGGAGCGCGGTCTGCGGGTCTTTCTCGACCTCAAGCTGCATGACATCCCCGCCACCATGGCCGGCAGCTGCCGCAGGGCCGCGGCGCTCGGCGTCAGCTGGCTCACGCTTCACGCCAGTGCCGGTTCCGCGGCCCTGGCGGCGGCCGGTGCGGCGGCGGAGGAGGGCGCGGCGGCCGCCGGCTTCGATCCCCCGGCCCTGCTCGGCGTCACCGTGCTCACCAGCTGGGCGCCGCAGGTGTTCCTGCGCGAGCGGCAGCTGGCCGTTCCGCTTGACGCCCACGTGGACCAGCTGGCCGATCTCAGCCGCTCTGCCGGGCTGCAGGGCTGTGTCTGCTCGCCCCTGGAGGCAGCGCGCCTGCGCACGCGCCATCCGGAACCCTTTCAGCTGATCACGCCCGGCATCCGGCCCGCCGGCAGCGGCGCCGACGATCAGGCCAGGGTGATGGGACCGGGGCAGGCGATCGCTGCCGGCGCCAGCCTGCTCGTGATCGGCCGGCCGATCACGCGAGCGGCAGACCCCACAGCGGCCCTGGCGCGCTGCGCTCAGGAACCGGCCGGCGGCTGA
- a CDS encoding leucyl aminopeptidase, with protein MKCLSSPAGPGDWQGELLVVGLFSQDGDATRRALETRFGSALLERLEAGGFKAKPGSTASFDLLDGPLQRLVLIGLGAPESFDLMALRRAAAAAAQAGKGMTGSLGLCLPLEGFEPSAAAQAIGESVRLAGYSDQRFRSEPHQDPRPERCEILQLPAAGDAALERVAPICSGVELARELVAAPANALTPEVMADTASAIARDHGLEVTILDAEACRERGMGSYLAVAQGSDLPPRFIHLIYRPEGTPLRRLALVGKGLTFDSGGYNLKVGAAQIHMMKYDMGGSAAVLGAARAIAELKPAGVEVHFIVAACENMINGSAIHPGDIITASNGKTIEINNTDAEGRLTLADALVYASELKPDAIVDLATLTGACVIALGEEIAGLWSSSDSLSRALSDAARSGGEQLWAMPMPASYADGLKSDLADMKNTGPRPGGSITAALFLKEFVAGSIPWAHLDIAGTVWSDKPRQGQPSGASGFGVRTLVEWVSAGGLA; from the coding sequence ATGAAGTGCCTCAGCAGTCCGGCCGGTCCTGGTGACTGGCAGGGCGAACTCCTCGTGGTGGGGCTCTTCTCCCAGGATGGTGATGCGACCCGCCGGGCACTGGAGACGCGCTTCGGCAGTGCCCTGCTCGAGCGCCTGGAGGCCGGCGGCTTCAAGGCCAAGCCCGGCAGCACGGCGAGCTTCGATCTGCTCGATGGCCCGCTGCAGCGGCTGGTTCTGATCGGCCTGGGGGCACCGGAATCGTTCGATCTGATGGCCCTGCGGCGCGCTGCTGCCGCCGCCGCCCAGGCCGGCAAGGGCATGACGGGATCGCTGGGGCTGTGCCTGCCGCTGGAGGGTTTCGAGCCATCGGCCGCGGCCCAGGCGATCGGCGAATCGGTGCGACTGGCCGGCTACAGCGACCAGCGCTTCCGCAGCGAACCGCACCAGGATCCCCGCCCGGAGCGCTGCGAGATCCTGCAGCTGCCGGCTGCTGGCGATGCCGCCCTGGAGCGGGTGGCCCCGATCTGCAGCGGCGTGGAACTGGCCCGCGAACTGGTGGCGGCGCCCGCCAATGCCCTCACCCCGGAGGTGATGGCCGACACGGCCAGCGCGATCGCTCGCGATCACGGCCTTGAGGTGACCATCCTCGATGCCGAAGCCTGCCGCGAGCGGGGCATGGGCTCCTATCTGGCCGTGGCGCAGGGGTCGGATCTGCCGCCGCGCTTCATCCATCTGATCTACCGGCCGGAGGGCACTCCCTTACGCCGGCTGGCCCTGGTGGGCAAGGGGCTCACCTTCGATTCCGGCGGCTACAACCTCAAGGTGGGTGCGGCCCAGATCCACATGATGAAGTACGACATGGGCGGCAGCGCCGCCGTGCTCGGTGCCGCGCGGGCGATCGCGGAACTGAAACCAGCGGGAGTGGAGGTTCACTTCATCGTGGCCGCCTGCGAAAACATGATCAACGGCTCGGCGATTCACCCCGGCGACATCATCACCGCCTCCAACGGCAAAACGATCGAGATCAACAACACCGATGCCGAAGGCCGCCTCACCCTGGCCGATGCGCTGGTGTATGCGAGTGAACTCAAGCCCGATGCGATCGTGGATCTGGCCACCCTCACCGGCGCCTGCGTGATCGCCCTGGGAGAGGAGATCGCCGGCCTCTGGAGCAGCAGCGACAGCCTCAGCCGTGCCCTCAGCGATGCCGCCCGCAGCGGCGGCGAGCAGCTCTGGGCCATGCCCATGCCGGCCTCCTACGCCGACGGCCTCAAATCCGATCTGGCCGACATGAAGAACACCGGCCCCCGGCCGGGTGGCTCGATCACCGCGGCCCTGTTCCTGAAGGAGTTCGTGGCGGGGAGCATTCCCTGGGCCCACCTCGACATCGCCGGCACGGTGTGGAGCGACAAACCGCGCCAGGGTCAGCCCTCCGGCGCCAGCGGTTTCGGGGTGCGGACTCTTGTGGAGTGGGTGTCAGCGGGAGGGTTGGCCTGA
- a CDS encoding MFS transporter: protein MPAAKAESRPPAGREPRPEPVERGVRSVLQLGGFRRLWIGQIFSQLADKFYIVLMVALIAGHWVSGASEAVGSGGALADAAAVMRLDLETRAQVITLLATGIYAANTLPAMLLGSVAGVWADRWPKRSVMVASNGLRALLALPIPLALTPGPVWLGIGWGYWALVLMTLVESTLTQFFAPAEQAAIPLLVPRRQLLAANSVYQATSMAATIAGFALGEPILRLLRVLLAGWGLPGGQFLLLPFCYGCAALCISSIRMQEEPAGPSERSVWREIRDGVQLIRRLPRVRGALLHLVLLYSLLAALYVLAISLASAVPGLGPTRFGTLLAMSGVGMAVGALVVAQTGHLMRRPVLASTGLGVIGWCLMLLAQLRGNLAATLALCGLLGVGASLLAIPAQTTIQEDTPEAMRGKVFGLQNNLINVALSLPLVLAGGIVSRYGLVPVLWILAAIALIAAVLERPWQRC, encoded by the coding sequence GTGCCGGCAGCCAAGGCTGAAAGCAGACCGCCCGCCGGGCGAGAGCCGCGGCCGGAGCCGGTCGAGCGGGGCGTTCGGTCGGTGCTGCAGCTGGGCGGCTTCCGCCGGCTCTGGATCGGCCAGATCTTCTCCCAGTTGGCCGACAAGTTCTACATCGTGCTGATGGTGGCCCTGATCGCGGGGCACTGGGTCAGCGGGGCGAGCGAAGCGGTGGGCAGCGGCGGGGCGCTGGCCGATGCCGCCGCGGTGATGCGGCTTGATCTGGAGACGCGGGCCCAGGTGATCACCCTGCTGGCCACCGGCATCTACGCCGCCAACACGCTGCCGGCGATGCTTCTGGGGAGCGTGGCGGGGGTGTGGGCCGATCGCTGGCCCAAGCGCAGCGTGATGGTGGCCTCGAACGGGCTGAGGGCGCTGCTGGCCCTGCCGATTCCGCTGGCCCTGACGCCGGGGCCTGTCTGGCTCGGCATCGGCTGGGGGTACTGGGCACTGGTGCTGATGACGCTGGTGGAATCGACGCTGACCCAGTTCTTCGCTCCAGCCGAGCAGGCTGCGATCCCGCTGCTGGTGCCCCGGCGCCAGCTGCTGGCGGCCAACTCCGTCTATCAGGCCACGAGCATGGCCGCCACGATCGCCGGATTCGCCCTGGGGGAACCGATCCTGCGGCTGCTGCGCGTGCTGCTGGCCGGCTGGGGCCTGCCCGGCGGCCAGTTCCTGCTGCTGCCCTTCTGCTACGGCTGCGCCGCGCTCTGCATCAGCTCGATCCGGATGCAGGAGGAGCCGGCCGGGCCCTCGGAGCGGAGCGTGTGGCGGGAGATCCGCGACGGCGTTCAGCTCATCCGGCGCCTGCCCCGGGTGCGCGGCGCCCTGCTCCATCTGGTGCTGCTCTACAGCCTGCTGGCCGCGCTGTACGTTCTGGCCATCAGCCTGGCCTCGGCCGTACCGGGCCTGGGGCCGACCCGCTTCGGCACCCTGCTGGCCATGAGCGGGGTGGGTATGGCGGTGGGGGCCCTGGTCGTGGCGCAGACCGGTCACCTGATGCGCCGGCCGGTGCTGGCCAGCACCGGTCTCGGCGTGATCGGCTGGTGCCTGATGCTGCTGGCCCAGCTGCGCGGCAACCTGGCGGCCACCCTGGCCCTGTGCGGGCTTCTGGGCGTGGGGGCCTCGCTGCTGGCCATCCCGGCCCAGACCACCATCCAGGAGGACACGCCCGAAGCGATGCGGGGCAAGGTGTTCGGCCTGCAGAACAACCTGATCAACGTGGCCCTGAGCCTGCCGCTGGTGCTGGCCGGCGGCATCGTGAGCCGCTACGGGCTGGTCCCCGTGCTCTGGATCCTGGCCGCGATCGCCTTGATCGCCGCCGTGCTGGAGCGGCCCTGGCAGCGCTGCTAG
- a CDS encoding response regulator transcription factor — protein MDLSPLIPGIRQRQKEEAQLLRNLTALLAFGQRALLSLLATSYPHPGRLTGLVTTEEEGLEHVRRQPPDLLICSDELEAGDGVALIRRAKALHPPLRAVLIMQRPTCRTLLAAVKAGTEGVCTDRLLATGAFHGALQAVLNDGSYLDRDAAAVLQRCRLEAGPPLAEPLSPRELEVLTLLSRGCSNPVIADALIVSVDTVKSHVSSVLAKLNARDRTHAAVLALQHGVVKAPPNPPAWV, from the coding sequence GTGGACCTCTCCCCCCTCATCCCCGGCATCCGGCAGCGTCAGAAGGAGGAAGCGCAGCTGCTGCGCAACCTCACCGCCCTGCTCGCCTTCGGCCAGCGGGCCCTGCTCAGCCTGCTGGCCACGAGCTATCCCCACCCGGGCCGGCTCACGGGTCTGGTGACCACCGAGGAGGAGGGTCTGGAGCACGTGCGCCGGCAGCCGCCGGATCTGCTCATCTGCAGCGACGAGCTGGAGGCGGGGGATGGGGTGGCCCTGATCCGGCGGGCGAAGGCCCTGCACCCGCCACTGCGGGCGGTGCTGATCATGCAGCGCCCCACCTGCCGCACCCTGCTGGCGGCGGTGAAGGCGGGCACGGAGGGGGTGTGCACCGACCGGCTGCTCGCCACCGGCGCCTTCCACGGAGCCCTGCAGGCCGTGCTCAACGACGGCTCTTATCTGGATCGTGATGCGGCCGCCGTGCTGCAGCGATGCCGGCTGGAGGCCGGACCGCCGCTGGCCGAACCGCTCAGCCCACGCGAACTGGAGGTGCTGACGCTCCTCTCAAGAGGCTGCAGCAACCCTGTCATCGCCGATGCACTGATCGTGTCGGTCGACACCGTGAAGAGCCACGTGAGCAGCGTGCTGGCCAAGCTCAACGCCCGCGACCGAACCCATGCCGCCGTGCTGGCCCTGCAGCACGGCGTGGTGAAGGCTCCTCCGAATCCGCCGGCCTGGGTATAA
- a CDS encoding type II secretion system protein GspK, with product MTAPEPQHPDEDVERDLLALRLRLNPAHRLADAAEVRHAAEQGWRLLVQRAGPADWLRLPGCSPDRVDQLMRLRDAGTALNAPEVLQRHLDLSDAELAAWRPVLDFTAPAGAAAADHLASGTARLDLNRASAELLRARLQLAEADLRQLLEERRRGPFRDLQDLQQRLNLSQGEVEGLIGRLLFSPPPRSPSLPPTRADHRNGGAARPHRQQR from the coding sequence ATGACGGCGCCGGAACCGCAGCACCCGGATGAGGATGTGGAGCGTGATCTGCTGGCCCTGCGCCTACGTCTCAATCCCGCCCACCGGCTCGCCGACGCGGCGGAAGTGCGCCACGCGGCCGAGCAGGGCTGGCGGCTGCTGGTGCAACGGGCCGGCCCGGCGGACTGGCTGCGCCTGCCCGGCTGCAGCCCCGACCGGGTGGACCAGCTGATGCGGCTGCGGGACGCCGGCACTGCGCTGAACGCTCCCGAAGTCCTGCAGCGTCATCTCGATCTCAGCGATGCGGAGCTGGCGGCCTGGCGGCCGGTGCTCGACTTCACCGCACCCGCAGGTGCCGCCGCGGCTGACCACCTGGCCAGCGGCACCGCCCGCCTGGATCTGAACCGGGCCTCGGCGGAGCTGCTGCGGGCCCGGCTGCAGCTGGCGGAGGCCGATCTGCGGCAGCTGCTGGAGGAGCGCCGCCGCGGCCCATTCAGAGACCTCCAGGATCTGCAGCAGCGGCTGAACCTGAGCCAGGGTGAGGTGGAGGGCCTGATCGGCCGGCTGCTGTTCTCACCTCCGCCACGGAGTCCGAGCCTCCCTCCCACTCGCGCCGACCACCGGAATGGCGGTGCTGCCAGGCCGCACCGGCAGCAGCGATGA
- a CDS encoding glycosyltransferase family 4 protein: MPHIAWIGKKSPFCGNVTYGLTITEALRQRGHRVSFIHFDSGDSWPDVALPYLVKSQVYTIPSPGAQRELRDALARLQPDLVHASLTLSPLDFRLPDLCQQLGLPLVATFHPPFDAGLRHVAAGTQQLTYQLYAPALARFDRVIVFSQLQAGILERLGVPAERLAVIANGVDVNRWCPARNAPAAGAAGRGPESRDQQLDQRLGRERLFVYMGRIATEKNLEALLRAWRLVRPRGCRLVIVGDGPLRSALEPASPEPDVLWWGHEPDEATRIALLQRAEVFILPSLVEGLSLALLEAMACGAACVATDAGADGEVLEGGAGIVLRTQGVTTQLRTLLPLLRDQPVLTAELGRRARQRVLERYALTGSLSQLEGLYSALLSRRPVPERSAPGPLWGLPLA; this comes from the coding sequence GTGCCTCACATCGCCTGGATCGGCAAGAAGTCACCCTTCTGCGGCAACGTCACCTACGGCCTCACGATCACCGAGGCCCTGCGGCAGCGGGGACACAGGGTCAGCTTCATCCACTTCGACAGCGGCGACTCCTGGCCGGATGTGGCGCTGCCTTACCTGGTCAAGTCCCAGGTGTACACGATTCCATCCCCGGGAGCCCAGCGTGAGCTGCGCGACGCTCTGGCCCGCCTCCAGCCGGACCTGGTGCACGCCAGCCTCACCCTCTCGCCGCTTGATTTCCGCCTGCCGGATCTCTGCCAGCAGCTCGGGCTGCCGCTGGTGGCCACCTTCCACCCCCCCTTCGACGCCGGGCTGCGCCACGTGGCAGCCGGCACCCAGCAGCTCACGTATCAGCTCTACGCCCCGGCCCTGGCCCGCTTCGATCGGGTGATCGTGTTCTCCCAGCTCCAGGCCGGCATCCTCGAGCGACTCGGCGTGCCGGCGGAACGGCTGGCGGTGATCGCCAACGGCGTGGATGTGAACCGCTGGTGTCCCGCACGGAATGCCCCTGCCGCTGGCGCCGCGGGCCGCGGGCCGGAGAGCCGCGACCAGCAGCTGGATCAGCGCCTGGGTCGGGAGCGGCTGTTCGTGTACATGGGGCGGATCGCCACCGAGAAGAACCTGGAGGCGCTGCTGCGGGCCTGGCGCCTGGTGCGCCCCAGGGGCTGCCGGCTCGTGATCGTGGGCGATGGGCCGCTGCGCAGCGCCCTGGAGCCGGCCAGCCCCGAACCCGACGTGCTCTGGTGGGGCCACGAGCCCGATGAGGCCACCCGGATCGCGTTGCTGCAGCGGGCGGAGGTGTTCATCCTGCCCTCCCTCGTTGAGGGTCTGTCGCTGGCACTCCTGGAAGCGATGGCCTGCGGTGCCGCCTGCGTGGCCACCGATGCCGGCGCTGATGGCGAGGTGCTGGAGGGAGGAGCGGGCATCGTGCTGCGCACCCAGGGGGTCACCACCCAGCTGCGCACGCTCCTGCCACTGCTGCGCGATCAGCCGGTGCTCACCGCGGAGCTGGGTCGGCGCGCCAGGCAACGGGTGCTGGAGCGCTATGCCCTCACCGGCAGCCTCAGCCAGCTGGAGGGGCTCTACTCCGCCCTGCTCAGCCGCCGGCCGGTTCCTGAGCGCAGCGCGCCAGGGCCGCTGTGGGGTCTGCCGCTCGCGTGA
- a CDS encoding DUF1825 family protein, with amino-acid sequence MGFFESEIVQDEARSLFGDYQNLMRLGGDYGKFDREGKKLFIERMEALMDRYRVFMKRFELSDDFQARVTVEQLRTQLSQFGMTPDQMFQQMTSTLERMKRELEPQA; translated from the coding sequence ATGGGATTCTTCGAATCGGAGATCGTTCAGGACGAGGCCCGCAGCCTGTTCGGCGACTACCAGAACCTGATGCGGCTCGGCGGCGACTACGGCAAGTTCGACCGCGAAGGCAAGAAGCTGTTCATCGAGCGGATGGAGGCCCTGATGGACCGCTACCGGGTCTTCATGAAGCGTTTCGAGCTCTCCGACGACTTCCAGGCCCGGGTGACCGTGGAGCAGCTCCGCACCCAGCTCTCCCAGTTCGGCATGACGCCCGACCAGATGTTCCAGCAGATGACCAGCACGCTGGAGCGGATGAAGCGCGAGCTGGAGCCCCAGGCCTAA
- the hpf gene encoding ribosome hibernation-promoting factor, HPF/YfiA family, whose amino-acid sequence MKLLIHGRNLDVTPAIRDYTEAKLNRAINHFDDMVVEADVHLSVARNPRVPQQTAEVTVFANGTIIRAQERSENLYASIDLVASKLTRQLRRYKDRLKDHHPHHNAGSRSEAPAEGVELNGTTPEGSLTDGRTAELPAPGVRRKYFSMPPMSLDEALHQLELIDHDFYLFRDRETSELQVVYRRNHGGFGVIQARDAG is encoded by the coding sequence ATGAAGCTTCTGATCCACGGTCGCAACCTCGACGTGACCCCTGCGATCCGCGACTACACCGAAGCGAAGCTGAACCGGGCGATCAACCACTTCGACGACATGGTGGTAGAGGCGGATGTGCATCTGTCGGTGGCGCGCAACCCCCGCGTGCCCCAGCAGACCGCGGAAGTCACGGTGTTCGCCAACGGCACGATCATCCGGGCCCAGGAACGCAGCGAGAACCTCTACGCCAGCATCGATCTGGTGGCGAGCAAGCTCACCCGCCAGCTGCGTCGCTACAAGGATCGCCTCAAGGATCACCACCCCCACCACAACGCCGGCTCCCGCAGCGAGGCCCCGGCCGAAGGGGTGGAGCTCAACGGCACGACGCCCGAGGGCTCGCTCACCGATGGACGGACCGCCGAGCTCCCCGCCCCCGGTGTGCGGCGCAAGTACTTCTCCATGCCGCCCATGAGCCTGGATGAGGCCCTGCACCAGCTGGAGCTGATCGACCACGATTTCTACCTGTTCCGCGACCGGGAGACCTCGGAGCTGCAGGTGGTGTACCGGCGCAACCACGGCGGCTTCGGGGTGATCCAGGCCCGCGACGCGGGATGA
- the deoC gene encoding deoxyribose-phosphate aldolase — MTTLSSAEEVDLASVLELALLDPLAGRAEVSEACDQARSLSLAAVCVASRNLPHARERLGASGPVRLVGVIAFPFGAVPAEVRWAEAEWAASAGADELDVMPDLAALAEGRSSAFAEDLAAICELGPPVKAILEVGRLDRALLSVAVEAAIDAGVTILKTGSGFGPPARAEDVGLLRQLARGRAGIKASGGITELDQARSLVLAGANRLGTSRAPALIEAQRQEARGGLGR; from the coding sequence ATGACCACCCTCAGCAGTGCCGAGGAGGTCGATCTGGCCTCCGTTCTGGAACTGGCCCTGCTCGATCCCCTGGCAGGACGCGCCGAGGTGAGCGAGGCCTGCGACCAGGCCCGCAGCCTCAGCCTGGCGGCGGTGTGCGTGGCCTCCCGCAACCTGCCCCACGCCCGGGAGCGGCTCGGGGCCAGCGGGCCTGTCCGGCTGGTGGGCGTCATCGCCTTCCCCTTCGGTGCCGTGCCCGCCGAAGTGCGCTGGGCCGAGGCCGAATGGGCCGCCTCCGCCGGCGCCGATGAACTCGATGTGATGCCGGATCTGGCCGCTCTCGCCGAAGGTCGCAGCTCCGCCTTCGCCGAGGACCTGGCGGCCATCTGCGAGCTGGGCCCGCCGGTGAAGGCCATCCTCGAAGTGGGGCGGCTGGACCGGGCTCTGCTCAGCGTGGCGGTGGAGGCCGCGATTGATGCCGGGGTCACCATCCTCAAGACCGGCAGCGGTTTCGGCCCGCCGGCGCGGGCGGAGGATGTGGGCCTGCTGCGCCAGCTGGCCCGCGGCCGGGCCGGCATCAAGGCCTCGGGCGGCATCACCGAGCTCGATCAGGCCCGTTCCCTGGTGCTGGCGGGTGCGAACCGGCTCGGCACCAGCCGGGCGCCGGCCCTGATCGAGGCTCAGCGGCAGGAGGCACGGGGAGGTCTTGGCCGCTGA